In one window of bacterium DNA:
- a CDS encoding cobalamin-binding protein encodes MKHHFIFLIISILLVSSCSSQAPPLKSNSPYGVVVIDDLEREVRFNHPPQRIVSLDPSITEILFALGLNNEMVGVTDYCDYPEQARTTPKVGGYINPNIEAIALLEPDLVVTTLKTNTPRLIQQLEDFGIKVFVLDPKKIEDIFANISSLAKLTYREERARELLQALKKRLHGVRKKVAEISRPGVFLGMGKDPLISVGPGSFAHDLIEIAGGRNVVGHSSSRYRKYSLEEILLADPEVIIICSMTPDDPCLAQKKWWKRWTNISAVRNGQIYVVEANLLTRPGPRMIEGLMEIAKAIHPEIFLEPQR; translated from the coding sequence ATGAAACATCATTTTATCTTCTTAATTATTTCCATTTTGTTGGTATCCTCTTGCAGCAGTCAAGCACCACCCTTAAAATCGAATTCTCCATACGGAGTCGTAGTCATAGATGACCTCGAAAGAGAAGTGAGATTCAACCATCCTCCACAGAGAATAGTCTCTCTCGACCCCAGCATCACGGAGATACTCTTTGCCCTGGGACTGAATAATGAAATGGTGGGAGTAACAGACTATTGTGACTATCCTGAACAAGCGAGAACTACGCCAAAAGTAGGCGGATACATAAACCCCAACATCGAAGCAATTGCATTACTCGAACCTGACCTGGTAGTGACCACTCTGAAAACCAATACTCCCCGATTAATCCAACAACTGGAAGATTTTGGCATTAAAGTTTTCGTTTTAGACCCTAAAAAGATAGAGGACATTTTTGCTAACATTTCTTCATTAGCAAAGCTAACATATCGAGAAGAAAGAGCAAGAGAACTTTTGCAAGCTTTGAAGAAAAGACTGCACGGAGTTAGGAAAAAAGTCGCTGAAATCTCTCGTCCTGGTGTATTTCTGGGAATGGGAAAAGACCCACTCATATCCGTGGGTCCGGGGAGCTTTGCCCATGATTTAATTGAGATTGCTGGCGGAAGAAATGTAGTTGGTCATTCCTCCTCTAGATACCGTAAATACTCACTGGAAGAGATTCTTTTGGCTGACCCTGAGGTGATTATCATCTGTTCGATGACTCCAGACGATCCCTGTCTCGCTCAAAAAAAATGGTGGAAGAGGTGGACGAATATATCCGCAGTGCGTAATGGTCAAATCTATGTAGTTGAAGCTAATCTGTTAACCAGACCCGGACCGAGAATGATTGAGGGGCTTATGGAAATAGCTAAGGCAATACATCCGGAAATATTTTTGGAGCCACAAAGATGA
- the cobS gene encoding adenosylcobinamide-GDP ribazoletransferase — MKSMVAAIQFLTIFSSGKRGKVTSNYLSRSLFYFPFVGLLIGGCLVGLNFVLSKHLNHSVVNLSIILLLVILTGALHLDGFADTVDGFYAGKDRQEILKIMGDSHIGTMGAIALIILILFKFALLEGIPEVIKYKALLLMPLSSRWAMAISGSLSKGAKSEGLGKFFCKPVRLREWLGATLFTLIVAFLILKTQLPLFILSIFLFTLILTRYITRKIGGMTGDTFGAINELTEVFSLLIFSLISL, encoded by the coding sequence ATGAAATCAATGGTGGCAGCAATTCAGTTTTTAACTATCTTTAGCTCTGGCAAAAGAGGTAAAGTTACCAGCAATTATCTATCCAGGTCTTTATTCTACTTCCCTTTTGTTGGTCTTTTGATTGGTGGTTGTCTTGTGGGGCTTAACTTCGTGCTTTCAAAACATTTGAACCATTCAGTAGTTAATTTATCTATTATTCTTCTTTTAGTTATTCTCACCGGCGCGCTCCATCTGGATGGTTTCGCCGATACAGTAGACGGATTCTACGCAGGCAAGGATAGACAAGAGATACTGAAGATAATGGGAGATAGTCATATCGGCACAATGGGCGCAATAGCACTGATTATTCTGATTCTTTTTAAATTTGCTCTTCTTGAGGGAATTCCCGAAGTAATTAAATACAAAGCTTTGCTGTTGATGCCTCTATCCAGCAGATGGGCAATGGCAATCTCCGGCTCCCTCTCTAAAGGAGCAAAGAGTGAAGGTCTGGGAAAGTTCTTCTGTAAACCGGTAAGATTGAGAGAATGGTTGGGGGCAACACTGTTTACATTAATAGTAGCGTTTCTGATTTTGAAAACTCAATTGCCACTCTTTATTTTGAGTATATTTCTATTTACTCTTATCTTAACAAGGTATATCACCAGGAAAATTGGAGGTATGACTGGAGATACCTTCGGCGCAATAAACGAATTAACCGAAGTCTTCAGCCTCCTAATTTTCTCGCTTATTAGTTTATAA
- the cobT gene encoding nicotinate-nucleotide--dimethylbenzimidazole phosphoribosyltransferase yields the protein MERIRKVIEKIEPIDQQMMEKTQKRLDFLTKPRGSLGRLEELAKIVVGIKREDSPNLKNKVIFTLAGDHGIAKEGVSVFPQEVTSQMVYNFLQGGAGINVLARHIGARVVVVDMGVACDLKPHPNLIIRKINYGTKNIVKEPAMSREEAIRSINEGIEIVEEELERGIDIIGTGDMGIGNTTPSSAILAAITKTSAEEITGRGTGIDDFKLKRKIDVIKKALETNRPDPNDPIDILSKVGGFEIGGLLGIMLAGASHRIPVVIDGFISGAAALLAIEIEPKVKSYLIPSHCSAEAGHKRMLSFLGLKPLLDLDLRLGEGTGAALGINMVDAGIKILTQMATFPDAGVSEGL from the coding sequence ATGGAAAGAATTCGAAAAGTTATTGAAAAGATTGAGCCAATCGACCAACAAATGATGGAAAAAACGCAAAAGAGATTAGACTTTCTCACCAAACCCAGAGGGAGTTTAGGAAGACTGGAAGAGCTGGCAAAAATTGTGGTGGGAATCAAGAGAGAAGATAGTCCCAATTTGAAGAATAAAGTGATATTTACTTTAGCCGGAGACCATGGAATCGCAAAAGAAGGAGTAAGTGTCTTTCCTCAGGAAGTCACCAGCCAGATGGTTTACAACTTTTTACAGGGAGGAGCAGGAATTAACGTTCTCGCTCGCCACATAGGCGCAAGAGTGGTAGTAGTCGATATGGGAGTTGCCTGCGACTTAAAACCCCACCCCAATCTTATAATCAGAAAAATAAATTATGGAACTAAAAACATAGTAAAAGAACCGGCAATGAGCCGGGAAGAAGCAATAAGGTCAATTAATGAAGGAATCGAAATTGTGGAAGAAGAACTGGAAAGAGGCATAGATATTATTGGCACAGGAGATATGGGAATTGGGAATACCACCCCATCCAGCGCAATTCTCGCAGCTATAACCAAGACATCTGCAGAAGAAATTACCGGCAGGGGGACAGGAATAGATGACTTTAAACTTAAGCGTAAAATAGATGTTATTAAGAAGGCATTAGAAACCAATAGACCAGACCCCAATGACCCGATCGATATTCTATCCAAAGTGGGAGGGTTTGAAATCGGAGGACTACTGGGAATTATGCTTGCCGGTGCTTCTCACAGGATTCCTGTGGTTATCGACGGATTCATCTCCGGGGCAGCAGCTCTTCTGGCAATAGAGATAGAACCGAAAGTTAAGAGTTACTTGATTCCCTCACATTGTTCAGCAGAAGCTGGCCATAAGCGAATGTTGAGCTTTTTAGGTTTAAAACCCCTACTCGACTTAGACCTCAGACTTGGTGAAGGTACTGGAGCAGCCCTGGGCATAAATATGGTAGATGCAGGTATAAAGATATTGACTCAGATGGCAACCTTCCCCGATGCAGGAGTTTCCGAAGGATTATGA
- the cobU gene encoding bifunctional adenosylcobinamide kinase/adenosylcobinamide-phosphate guanylyltransferase, whose protein sequence is MGKLILILGGARSGKSSFAVTQAKKLSSGQSGVVYVATAFALDEEMKKRIERHKKRRPASWKTIEERKDISKILAKLGKASIVIVDCLTILISNLLLSGEKEAATLKKIKEFFRTLKKRNLTTLIVSNEVGMGIVPENRLGRNFRDIAGQTNQVVAKLADEVYLLEAGIPVKIKG, encoded by the coding sequence ATGGGAAAGTTAATCCTTATCTTAGGTGGAGCACGCAGTGGGAAGAGCAGTTTCGCTGTTACCCAGGCCAAGAAGTTATCGTCTGGACAATCTGGGGTAGTTTATGTCGCCACTGCTTTTGCCCTCGATGAAGAGATGAAAAAAAGAATAGAGAGACACAAGAAAAGACGCCCCGCTTCTTGGAAAACTATAGAAGAAAGAAAAGATATATCAAAAATTTTGGCTAAATTAGGGAAAGCCAGTATAGTGATAGTCGATTGTTTAACTATCTTGATTTCAAATCTTCTCCTTTCCGGAGAAAAAGAAGCAGCAACTTTGAAGAAAATTAAAGAGTTCTTCAGGACTCTCAAGAAGAGAAACCTTACCACTCTAATAGTTTCTAACGAGGTAGGGATGGGAATTGTTCCAGAAAATAGATTAGGCCGTAATTTTAGGGATATCGCCGGGCAAACCAACCAGGTAGTTGCTAAGCTGGCAGACGAAGTATACTTGCTGGAGGCAGGGATTCCCGTTAAGATAAAGGGGTAA
- a CDS encoding PHP domain-containing protein: protein MKNLYVDLHIHSTFSDGAFTPEEIVKHASKAGLAAISITDHDNTDATPSAIKAGKKLGVEIVPGVELSVEPESSRDEEIHILGYYIDWQDENFQEKLRNFREARRKRAYEILEKLDHLGVKIDPQQLFEFAGKGSVGRMHVAKVLKEEGFVNYLQEAFDRYLAYGKPAYVPKLRLPSQEALDLISRLGGISVIAHPLYGGNSKEIIQKLKGFGLDGIEGYYTKHSSEDVKRFRSWAKAFGLLITGGSDCHGEILDEEILIGNQEIPYDVLSQLKEYRKTKLGKCLTEEEHI from the coding sequence TTGAAAAATCTATACGTAGACTTGCATATACATAGCACATTTTCTGACGGGGCTTTTACTCCGGAAGAAATTGTTAAGCATGCCAGCAAGGCGGGTTTGGCCGCCATATCTATTACTGACCACGACAATACTGATGCTACCCCCTCGGCTATTAAGGCGGGAAAAAAATTGGGAGTAGAAATCGTTCCTGGAGTGGAACTAAGCGTCGAGCCGGAGTCTTCTCGAGATGAAGAGATACACATTCTGGGATACTATATCGATTGGCAAGATGAGAATTTTCAGGAGAAACTCCGCAATTTCAGGGAAGCACGCCGCAAGAGAGCCTACGAGATTTTAGAAAAACTGGACCATCTGGGAGTTAAGATTGATCCCCAACAATTATTTGAGTTCGCTGGCAAAGGTTCTGTTGGTAGAATGCATGTGGCGAAAGTTTTAAAAGAAGAAGGATTTGTTAACTATCTCCAGGAAGCTTTCGACCGCTATTTAGCTTATGGCAAACCAGCCTACGTTCCTAAGTTAAGATTGCCCTCTCAAGAAGCACTCGACCTGATCTCCCGGCTTGGAGGAATCTCTGTTATCGCCCATCCTCTATATGGAGGAAACAGCAAGGAAATAATTCAAAAACTCAAAGGTTTTGGATTAGATGGAATTGAAGGTTACTATACTAAGCATTCTTCTGAAGATGTAAAGAGATTTCGGAGTTGGGCTAAGGCGTTTGGTCTTCTAATTACTGGAGGCTCCGATTGTCACGGAGAGATATTGGATGAGGAAATTCTGATAGGAAATCAGGAAATTCCCTATGATGTTCTATCACAGTTAAAAGAATATAGGAAGACGAAATTAGGAAAGTGCTTGACAGAGGAAGAGCATATATAG
- a CDS encoding glycosyltransferase family 2 protein, with product MKLSVIMPVFNEESTILNIIDKVKKVNIDKQIVIVDDGSTDRTREILEKLRDENIRVIYHTKNQGKGSAIRTAIPYLEGEVTIIQDADLEYDPEEYHKLMRPILDRKAKIIYGSRFLQFNKPIYLRYLLGNKFLTWLVNILYRSRITDSYTCYKAFETGVLKNLTLQAKRFEFEAEVTVKLLKKGYEIHEIPISYSPRTLKEGKKINWKDALSGILTILKYKFSK from the coding sequence GTGAAATTATCAGTTATCATGCCAGTTTTTAATGAAGAAAGTACGATACTAAACATCATCGACAAAGTAAAAAAAGTAAATATTGATAAGCAAATTGTTATAGTTGATGACGGTTCCACTGACAGGACGAGAGAGATATTGGAAAAATTGAGGGATGAAAATATAAGAGTAATTTACCATACGAAAAACCAGGGAAAGGGAAGCGCAATAAGGACAGCGATTCCCTACCTTGAGGGAGAGGTAACAATCATACAGGATGCTGATTTAGAATATGACCCCGAAGAGTACCATAAATTGATGAGACCAATTCTGGATAGAAAAGCCAAGATTATTTATGGTTCCAGATTTCTACAATTTAACAAACCTATTTACTTGCGTTACCTTTTAGGCAACAAGTTTTTGACCTGGTTAGTCAATATATTATACCGTTCCAGGATCACCGATTCATATACCTGCTATAAGGCCTTTGAAACTGGCGTTCTAAAAAATTTGACATTGCAAGCAAAAAGGTTTGAATTTGAAGCCGAAGTTACAGTTAAATTGCTGAAGAAAGGTTACGAGATTCATGAAATCCCCATATCATATTCTCCCAGAACATTAAAAGAGGGAAAGAAAATCAACTGGAAAGATGCTCTTTCAGGCATTTTAACTATACTTAAATATAAATTCAGCAAATGA
- a CDS encoding HDIG domain-containing protein, whose translation MEKLLKLILNFANKSNRKIFLVGGSLRDLLLGRETGDFDFVPEGDAEKFARNFASEVSGSFVLLDEKNRIYRVVKQKISKKKDKQIFNLDFSQMRGKEIKEDLLLRDFTIDAMAVRLDQIEGSLKTLKRAKLLSRLIIDPSGGIGDLKKRIVRRTSRKIFDDDPLRLLRGYRLAATLEFAIEKKTEDEIKKKVDLIKSVARERIRDELFKILFAPQGYRYLQRLHRIGLLNRIIPEIKIMKEKPGNYYHREGLWGHSLETLKSLEEIFANLVKLFPRMSSKIMAHLDEKIFGEVERKSLLKWAAIFHDIGKPKTVRREEGRVRFFGHDEKGASLVMEIMQRLKFSNKAIKIVEKTVKHHMRPGNLNEAPRLTDRAIHRFFRDLSEEGVDTLLLSLADRYSYRKILPERDKKFAIEISRKSIRKHEQTVRKMLNKYYYHKERILPKPLVRGDEIMKSFNLPQGPLIGKLLKRVAEIQAGGKLKNKEEALQFLKKTLKEEKL comes from the coding sequence ATGGAAAAATTGCTGAAACTGATATTAAATTTTGCAAATAAATCTAACAGAAAAATATTTCTGGTGGGTGGTTCCCTAAGAGATTTACTATTGGGAAGGGAGACCGGGGATTTTGATTTTGTTCCTGAAGGAGATGCTGAGAAGTTCGCCAGGAATTTCGCCAGTGAAGTGAGCGGCAGTTTTGTTCTTCTGGATGAGAAAAACAGGATTTATCGGGTAGTAAAACAGAAAATATCCAAGAAGAAAGATAAACAGATATTCAATTTAGACTTCTCTCAAATGCGCGGAAAAGAAATAAAAGAAGACCTTTTACTAAGAGATTTCACCATCGATGCAATGGCTGTGAGATTAGACCAAATAGAAGGAAGCCTCAAAACCTTAAAACGGGCGAAACTCCTGTCCAGGTTAATTATAGACCCTTCTGGCGGGATAGGAGATTTGAAAAAGAGAATAGTAAGGAGAACTTCTCGCAAAATTTTTGACGATGACCCCTTGAGATTACTCCGCGGATATCGCCTGGCAGCCACCTTGGAATTTGCTATAGAGAAAAAAACAGAGGATGAAATTAAAAAGAAGGTCGATTTAATTAAAAGCGTAGCCAGAGAGAGAATAAGAGACGAATTGTTCAAGATTCTCTTTGCACCTCAAGGTTATCGATATCTTCAAAGACTGCACAGAATAGGACTTTTGAACAGAATCATTCCTGAAATAAAAATAATGAAGGAGAAACCTGGAAATTATTACCACCGGGAAGGGCTGTGGGGACATTCCCTGGAGACTCTCAAATCCTTGGAAGAGATTTTTGCTAACCTGGTCAAGCTCTTTCCCCGGATGTCTAGCAAGATAATGGCTCATCTCGATGAGAAAATATTTGGTGAAGTAGAAAGAAAATCTCTTTTAAAGTGGGCAGCAATTTTTCACGACATCGGTAAGCCAAAAACAGTAAGGAGGGAAGAGGGAAGGGTTCGGTTTTTTGGTCACGATGAAAAGGGAGCCTCACTGGTTATGGAAATTATGCAGAGGCTTAAATTCAGTAATAAGGCAATCAAAATTGTAGAGAAGACGGTTAAGCACCATATGCGTCCCGGTAACTTGAATGAAGCTCCTCGGTTGACCGATAGAGCAATCCATCGCTTTTTTAGAGACCTTTCTGAAGAAGGAGTGGACACTCTTCTTCTCTCTCTGGCAGACCGCTATTCTTATCGAAAGATTCTACCTGAGCGAGATAAAAAGTTTGCCATAGAAATAAGTCGAAAGTCCATAAGGAAACATGAACAGACTGTTAGAAAAATGTTAAACAAGTACTACTACCATAAAGAACGAATCTTGCCTAAACCTCTTGTTCGAGGAGATGAGATTATGAAAAGTTTCAATCTTCCTCAAGGTCCTTTGATTGGCAAGTTATTGAAAAGAGTAGCAGAAATCCAGGCGGGAGGAAAATTAAAAAATAAAGAGGAAGCTCTCCAGTTTTTGAAGAAGACATTAAAAGAGGAGAAGTTGTGA
- a CDS encoding MerR family transcriptional regulator produces the protein MAPKEKDRRKKIERLSRKERLGRGLLKIGEIANLAGVTTSLVRYYTDIGLLKVASYTKGGYRLYDREETIRIIRHVKPSMERRRTLKEIKENLEKGSKK, from the coding sequence ATGGCACCAAAGGAAAAAGATAGAAGGAAGAAGATTGAGAGATTGTCCCGTAAGGAGAGATTGGGAAGAGGGTTACTTAAGATTGGTGAGATAGCCAATCTGGCAGGAGTAACTACTTCTCTCGTAAGGTATTACACCGACATCGGCTTATTAAAGGTAGCCAGCTATACCAAGGGTGGCTATAGGCTCTACGACAGGGAAGAGACTATAAGGATTATTCGACACGTAAAACCATCTATGGAGAGACGACGCACCTTAAAAGAAATCAAAGAAAATTTAGAAAAAGGCTCAAAGAAATAG
- a CDS encoding ATP-binding cassette domain-containing protein gives MLKVDNLKKYFPVERGVFRRVIDYVRAVDGISFEIKKGEVFALVGESGCGKTTTAKMIVGLFEPTDGEIFFHGKDISLLKRKELARKIQIIFQDPFASLNPRLTIGTIVGEAVKHRLEATDEKVKNKKIKKETRELLNRVGLPVNILNEYPHQFSGGQRQRIGIARALAMQPELIVADEPVSSLDISVQAQILNLLLDLRDSLELSYLLIAHDLNVVRFLADRVAVMYQGKIVERGSVRNVYEDPLHPYTKKLLEAIPTLETETIK, from the coding sequence ATGTTAAAAGTTGATAATCTGAAAAAGTATTTCCCTGTAGAGCGAGGAGTGTTCAGGAGAGTTATCGATTACGTACGAGCTGTTGATGGTATCTCCTTTGAAATCAAAAAAGGAGAAGTCTTTGCCCTGGTAGGGGAATCCGGCTGTGGCAAAACCACCACAGCAAAGATGATTGTGGGGCTATTTGAACCCACAGATGGGGAAATTTTTTTCCACGGCAAAGATATCTCTTTACTGAAAAGAAAAGAGCTGGCTCGAAAAATACAGATAATCTTCCAGGATCCCTTTGCCAGTCTCAATCCCAGGCTCACAATAGGAACTATTGTTGGAGAAGCAGTTAAACATAGATTAGAAGCTACTGACGAGAAAGTAAAAAATAAGAAAATAAAAAAGGAAACAAGAGAACTTTTAAATCGAGTGGGATTGCCAGTTAATATTTTAAATGAGTATCCCCATCAGTTCAGTGGAGGTCAAAGACAGAGAATCGGCATTGCCAGGGCACTGGCTATGCAACCGGAATTGATTGTCGCAGATGAGCCCGTATCTTCTTTGGATATTTCTGTTCAGGCTCAGATTCTAAATCTTTTGCTCGATTTGAGGGATTCTCTGGAATTATCTTATCTTCTTATCGCTCATGATTTGAACGTCGTGCGGTTTTTAGCTGACAGGGTAGCGGTAATGTACCAGGGAAAAATTGTAGAAAGGGGTTCTGTCAGGAATGTATATGAAGACCCCCTTCATCCCTATACAAAAAAGTTGCTTGAAGCAATTCCCACTCTGGAGACTGAGACCATAAAATAA
- a CDS encoding ABC transporter ATP-binding protein has protein sequence MEKILEVKNLSVEFYKGGKVIQALRDTSLTLKRNEVLSIVGESGCGKSTLALSILKLIPEKEGRVISGEILFKGEDLLRLSDEKLLQIRGDRISIIFQDPFTSLNPVFKISKQIAESLILHKKENLSTHQMEKEIIELLELVKLPKPKDTMLSYPHQLSGGMQQRVMIAIALSSNPEILIADEPTTALDVTIQKEILNLLTELQKKLGLSVVLITHDFGIVAQTCQRVSVMYAGIIVEEASTSEIFHNPLHPYTKGLLESLPSREELPSSSQGKKRRLKAIPGQVPDPSNLPSGCKFNPRCPKVIEDCKPEEPRLREIVKNHWVRCIRAVY, from the coding sequence ATGGAAAAAATTTTAGAAGTCAAAAATCTTTCCGTTGAGTTTTATAAAGGAGGAAAAGTTATCCAGGCACTGAGAGATACTTCGCTCACTCTGAAAAGGAACGAAGTCTTAAGTATAGTTGGTGAATCTGGCTGCGGAAAGAGCACGCTTGCTCTGTCCATACTGAAATTAATTCCGGAAAAGGAGGGTAGGGTTATCTCGGGCGAAATCCTTTTTAAGGGAGAAGACCTCCTGAGGTTATCCGACGAGAAATTACTCCAGATAAGAGGAGATAGAATCTCTATCATTTTTCAAGACCCCTTTACTTCTCTTAATCCCGTATTCAAAATAAGTAAGCAGATTGCTGAATCTCTCATTCTTCACAAGAAAGAGAACTTGTCTACTCATCAAATGGAAAAAGAGATAATCGAACTCCTTGAGCTGGTTAAGCTACCCAAGCCAAAAGATACGATGTTGTCCTATCCGCATCAGCTAAGTGGAGGAATGCAACAGAGAGTAATGATTGCCATAGCTCTCTCTTCCAATCCAGAAATTTTAATTGCTGATGAACCAACCACAGCGCTCGATGTCACTATTCAAAAAGAGATACTAAACCTTCTAACTGAACTACAAAAGAAACTGGGACTTTCGGTAGTCTTGATCACTCACGATTTTGGCATAGTTGCCCAGACCTGTCAAAGGGTCTCAGTTATGTATGCAGGAATCATAGTTGAGGAAGCGTCAACTTCTGAAATTTTTCATAATCCTCTACATCCTTACACTAAAGGGCTTTTAGAGTCTCTTCCTTCAAGAGAAGAACTGCCAAGTTCTTCCCAGGGTAAGAAGAGAAGACTCAAAGCAATCCCCGGACAAGTCCCTGACCCCAGTAATTTACCTTCAGGGTGCAAATTTAATCCCAGATGTCCAAAAGTTATTGAGGACTGTAAACCCGAGGAGCCAAGACTCAGGGAGATAGTCAAAAATCACTGGGTAAGGTGTATTCGTGCCGTCTATTAG
- the opp4C gene encoding oligopeptide ABC transporter permease: MWKIFWKRFRRNKLAMLGALIIFSLALVAVIAPLIAPFSPHQQDILHRLEPPSTKHPLGTDDLGRDLLSRVIYGTRISLLVGFVAIGIAIIIGSILGLLSGYFGGWLDAVIMRFVDIMLCFPTFFLILMVIAFLEPNIWTVMVVIGLTGWPGLTRLVRGECLSIREREFVQAAKVLGLSNIRVMFVHLLPNVMAPILVTATLGIGGAILTESALSFLGLGVQPPTPSWGNILTAGKDYITVAWWLSLYPGLAILITVLAYNLLGEGLRDVFDPRMMAE, from the coding sequence ATGTGGAAGATTTTCTGGAAAAGATTTAGAAGGAATAAGTTGGCTATGTTGGGAGCTCTCATTATTTTCTCCTTAGCACTGGTAGCAGTTATTGCTCCTCTCATTGCCCCTTTCAGTCCTCACCAGCAGGATATTCTTCACAGGTTAGAGCCACCTTCTACTAAACATCCTTTAGGAACCGATGATCTGGGAAGAGACCTTCTCTCCAGAGTAATCTACGGGACTCGAATTTCACTTCTTGTGGGATTTGTAGCAATAGGAATTGCCATTATAATCGGAAGTATTCTCGGGCTTCTCTCTGGATACTTTGGAGGCTGGCTCGATGCTGTAATTATGAGATTTGTAGACATAATGCTCTGCTTTCCCACATTCTTTTTAATCTTGATGGTAATCGCCTTCCTTGAGCCTAATATCTGGACTGTAATGGTAGTTATCGGGTTGACAGGATGGCCTGGTTTAACCAGACTCGTCAGAGGTGAATGTCTTTCAATAAGGGAGAGAGAGTTCGTTCAGGCAGCCAAGGTATTAGGTTTGTCAAACATAAGAGTGATGTTTGTTCATCTATTGCCCAATGTAATGGCCCCCATTCTGGTTACAGCCACACTAGGGATTGGCGGAGCAATTTTGACTGAATCGGCTTTGTCCTTTCTTGGTCTGGGCGTCCAGCCGCCAACTCCCAGTTGGGGTAATATTTTAACTGCAGGCAAAGATTATATTACTGTGGCGTGGTGGCTTTCTCTCTACCCCGGCCTGGCAATTCTTATCACCGTTCTGGCTTATAACCTCCTTGGCGAAGGATTGCGCGATGTCTTCGACCCCAGAATGATGGCAGAATAG
- a CDS encoding ABC transporter permease, with protein MLEYIVRRLLFMIPLLLGITIITFVVVHLSPGGPADMLTGLSPKVSAEAKARLHSLYGLDKPLHVQYWLWLSRLVRFDFGKSFKDGRLVIIKILERLPATLLLNVLSLLLIFFIALPIGVISAVRQDSFFDKGMTVFVFLGFSVPAFWLALLLMVLFGVVLGWLPISGMHSVNFPYFSFWGKLWDIIKHLILPVFVSAFGGLAYLSRYSRTSMLEVLRQDYIRTARAKGLSEKKVIYRHALRNALIPIVTLLGLSLPALIGGGFIFETIFAWPGMGRLGYQAIMARDYPVIMGVGVIAALLTLLGNLIADITYAFIDPRIRYR; from the coding sequence ATGCTTGAGTATATTGTTCGCAGACTATTGTTCATGATTCCGCTCCTCCTGGGAATTACAATCATTACTTTTGTAGTCGTTCATCTCTCTCCCGGAGGACCTGCCGATATGCTGACTGGACTCAGCCCCAAGGTTAGTGCTGAGGCTAAAGCCCGTCTCCACTCCTTATACGGGTTGGATAAACCGCTCCACGTCCAGTATTGGCTCTGGCTAAGTCGGTTAGTGCGCTTCGATTTTGGAAAGTCTTTTAAAGACGGACGCCTGGTGATTATAAAAATTTTGGAGAGGCTTCCGGCAACTTTATTATTAAACGTCCTTTCCTTACTTCTCATCTTTTTTATTGCCCTGCCCATAGGGGTTATCTCTGCAGTGAGACAAGATTCATTTTTTGACAAGGGGATGACAGTATTTGTTTTCTTGGGTTTCTCCGTGCCTGCTTTCTGGCTCGCCTTGCTTCTAATGGTACTTTTTGGCGTTGTTCTGGGATGGCTTCCCATTTCAGGCATGCATTCCGTTAATTTCCCTTATTTTTCTTTCTGGGGAAAGCTTTGGGACATTATTAAACATTTAATCTTACCTGTTTTTGTTTCTGCTTTTGGCGGACTGGCATATTTATCCAGATATTCGAGAACATCTATGCTAGAGGTACTCCGCCAGGATTATATCCGCACCGCCCGCGCCAAAGGATTGTCCGAGAAGAAAGTGATATATAGACATGCCCTACGTAATGCTCTAATTCCCATTGTTACTCTTTTAGGACTATCACTTCCCGCTTTAATTGGAGGCGGATTTATTTTTGAAACCATTTTCGCCTGGCCGGGAATGGGACGCCTCGGTTATCAGGCGATTATGGCCAGAGACTATCCGGTAATTATGGGTGTGGGAGTTATTGCTGCTCTTCTCACTCTATTGGGCAATCTAATCGCCGATATAACTTATGCTTTTATCGACCCCCGCATTAGATATCGATAA